The segment AGCAATATGGGCGCCTAAAGCTTCCAACAGTTGATACCGGTGTGTTTCGATGACTTCCTTCAAATAGCTGTAAAGCTGGGTATAATCCACCGTATCATTCAAATCATCGCTAGCCGATGATTTTGACAAATCCGCTGTAATTTCCAAATCAATATAAAAACGCTGTCCCACTTCGCGCTCATATTCATGAACACCATGAAATCCGTAAAACATCATATTTTTCAACAATATTTTATTCATATTCATCTCTCCCCATTTGTATTTTCATAACATAGCATCGGTCATTTTGGTCATTCTGGCTATTTCCTTCACATCGTGAACTCTGACAAGCTGAACCCCTTTGGTTATACCCAGCACGACTGTCGCTCCCGTCCCCTCCACCCGGTCGGTCACCGGCAGATCCAGCACTTCACCAATGAACCGTTTCCGCGAAGTTCCCAACAAGATAGGACAGTCCAGCACCTGCAGTTCCTCCAGCCGGGACATAAGCTCCAAATTATGAGCAGTAGTCTTGGCAAAACCAATGCCCGGATCTACAATAATCTTGCTCCGGTCCAGCCCTGCCGCTACGGCAAGTTCTATACTACGGGCCAGAAAGCCTGCTACATCTAGCAACAAATCTTCGCCATAGCTGGCTTCCTGTTGGTTATGCATCACAATCACCGGAACATCATGACGAGCCACCACCGCGGCCATGGCCGGGTCCCGTTGTAACCCCCAGACATCGTTGATCATATGGGCCCCCAACTTTAGTGCCTCGTCAGCCACACAGGCCTTGTACGTATCGACAGACACCGGGATGGGGCAAGCGGCCAGCACTTTTTCCAACACCGGCAGCAGCCGGTCCATTTCCTCCATGGCCGATACTTCCCGGGAGTTGCCATATGGCCGGGTGGACTCGGCACCAATATCAAGAATATCGGCCCCGTCAGCAATAAGTGTTTCCATGTGTCGCAAAGCCGCATCCATTTTCCGGTAGCACCCGCCATCGGAAAACGAATCGGGAGTCACGTTTAAAATCCCCATAACAAGGGTCTTGCCTGGTCGAATGGAAAGTTTTTTCCCATCCGGCCAGCTATATTCACGACAGGGCAGAGACAAACTCCGCCCACAGCCATTGTCAAGGCTGTTGCGGTCTTGTAGATTCATGCCATCCTCCTAATAAGTATATTTTACCAGAAATATAGTGTTATATGCTGTTTCCATTGTTAGTGCTTCACCAACTCTGAAACTACAATTTCTTTACGGGCCTTTTTCTGTAAAACTTCGTTGTCGTCGGCTTACCTATGTTCGATAGGCGTGT is part of the Propionispora vibrioides genome and harbors:
- the folB gene encoding dihydroneopterin aldolase, translating into MNKILLKNMMFYGFHGVHEYEREVGQRFYIDLEITADLSKSSASDDLNDTVDYTQLYSYLKEVIETHRYQLLEALGAHIADTLLERPLISSVNVKIRKPYVPIAGQIDYVQVETKRTKA
- the folP gene encoding dihydropteroate synthase, encoding MNLQDRNSLDNGCGRSLSLPCREYSWPDGKKLSIRPGKTLVMGILNVTPDSFSDGGCYRKMDAALRHMETLIADGADILDIGAESTRPYGNSREVSAMEEMDRLLPVLEKVLAACPIPVSVDTYKACVADEALKLGAHMINDVWGLQRDPAMAAVVARHDVPVIVMHNQQEASYGEDLLLDVAGFLARSIELAVAAGLDRSKIIVDPGIGFAKTTAHNLELMSRLEELQVLDCPILLGTSRKRFIGEVLDLPVTDRVEGTGATVVLGITKGVQLVRVHDVKEIARMTKMTDAML